The genomic DNA CGATGCTTTGGAGTATGTCAGGCAGTTGTTTGAGGAAGGCTGCATCCAGTCAGGCTTCTTCCATCGCTTCACCTGCACCGTTCACTCACCCGTGGGGAAAAAACCGGAAGAGTACAGCATTGAACTGGCCCCATTGCCTGCAGTTTCCTTCGCAAAGAATGACATTGATTTTATCGACCCGACTGGCGTCAATCACGATTCCCTCGGCGTGGGACTTAACAAAGCGTTGTACAATTTCATGCACGGAGTCGGTCTGGACGACGATATTCGCAGTTGGTTCGAGGACAGAGTTCCGCGATCAATAGTGAAGCGAGACTTTATTGCTCAAGCTCTCTGTAAAAAATGAACACAATGACTTTGAAAAATCACGGATAAGAGCATGCTGCTTCATGAAGTGACATGCGAAGTCATGACTCCAGCCAAAACGATAGTCATTCAGCTCTCGTCTGCAACATCTTCCTGCGAGAACAGTCTGTTTGCTTCATTCAACAGGAACGTGGTATCCATGAACGGTTCGTAGCCGATGTCCTGCCAACGAACCATGCCGTTGCCATCAATGAGAAACGTCCCGTGGAGCGGCTGATTCTCGAAATCGTCATAGACACGAAACGCCTTGAACACATTGAGTGATTCATCTGAAACGAGCGGAATCGGGAGTTGCTCTTCGTTGTAATTGTCGATCGATTGCTTGAGCTTGGGATGGCTATCAGTGCTGATGGCGATCATCGAAAGTCCTGCGTCTTCGAACTCTTTGACTTTCGGTGCGAAGGCCTGCAATTGTTCGGCACAATGCAGGCAACCAAACCCCAGATAGAAGATCACGATGTGCGGCTGCCCTGAAAACTCGGCAGACGAGCGTGGGTTTCTCTCTGAGTCCGACAGCACCCAACTGGGAGCAGCGGAGGGACGCCAGCGGAATGGTCCGAGAGAGTTGAGATCCGGCCGTTCCCCTACATCGCCTGCAGGTAGCGACTTCACACGCCAATCGCTGTCGTAGCCGAATTCCGTGGCGATTGGTCCCAGACGCGCGAAGACGGGAACATCCAGATCGATCTGGGGTGAGAGTTTTCGAAGTTCTTCGAACGCTGTTCGAGAATCCTTCTTCCTGTTGGATAGCCATAAGGTCTCAACAAGGATGGCCAGCGGATACACTTCGTTTTTGTGGGAACTTATATTTTTACGCATTGCCTTGAGTGCATCTTCCTGATCGCCAGCCAGCCATTGAACTTTCGCCAGATACACAGCATCAACATCATCAGCACCCTTCAGGAGTTCATATCCAGACCGATAGTCGCCGTTGCCGACGGCTTCATGCCCTTTGAGAACTTTGATTGTCGCGTCCAGTTTTTTAATCTTCGCCTTGATTTCGTCTTGAGCTTTGACAGCCAATTTCTCGGCTTTGTCCTGATCCGCTTCTTGAGTCTTTGCCTTATCTTCGTCTGCAGCTTCAGTTTGGACTGTTTGCTTTTCTGCTTCAGTCGTTACTTGAGATACCAGCGCCTGCTTCCGGCGATCTAATTCCGCAATCTGAGCCTGACCATTCTGTATGTCACCAGTCTGAAAGTACGCCAGCCCCAGATACCTTAATCGCTTGATCTGTTCGTCCTCTTTATCGGTCGGCTCAAGGTAGGTAGAGTTTGCCAGAGTAATCATGTCATCCCACAACTCGTAGGTACGCAGGACTTGAAAGAGCCTCTGCCGTCCGAAATTTGTGCTGCCTTTTTTGGCAAGTGTGTTATACCGAGGATGACGAGGTAGCTCGATCATATTCCTGGCCAGATCGATGGCATCGTGAACGCGTCCAATATGAATCAGATTGCGGATGAGCCACTCGTTGTTGTGAGCGAAATTGTGAATCTCATCCGGCATCACTCGATCGCGCATCATGTGAGCATGATCGACTCGCGCCGAAGCTTCCTGTTGCCAGACCGCATCTTCGTATCGATGCAGTTTGGAGTAGATGTGGCCTGGCATGTGCCACATGTGAGCGATGCTGGGCGATGTCTGTCCACACAGTGCCGCTGAACTCAAAGCCCTCTCAGGATGTCGCTTGTCCCACAGGTGAATTCGAAAGTGATGAGCGGAATGCATCGGCTCGACTTCGAAAATTTCCTGTAGCAGAGCCTCTGCTGCCAGATAACTCGTACTCGAAGATTTTGACTCCCACAAATGCAAAGCCAGCAAGGCCTTTGCCTCCAAATCCTCGGGATGCTTCAGTAGAATATCCTCAAGTGCCTTCGTGAAGGCATCGTTTCTTTTTTCTTTCTCTTTGCTGTCCGCTTTGACGTAGGCATCCAACGCGTTGATGTACATAATTTCGCGTTCATTGGCTTTGCCCTTTCGCTTAATCGCCTCTTCCATGAACCCTTTCGCACGCTCGGCGTTTTTTCGATTCGCCATCGCCGCCCCCCAGTACGTCATCGCGCAATCCGGATCGAGTGATGCAGCATGTCGGAAAGATCGTTCCGCTTCGAAATACCAGAACCCGAACAACTGGCCAAGCCCCTGGTCGAAGAAACTTTGAACCACAGGATTTTCTGTGCTAACTGGGAAGCGGACACGACCGGTTCCTCCCATGAGATAGGCCTGCTGACGAGGCCCCTCGTTAAACACGTCGCCATGAAAAGAATGCCCCTCCAAGATCTTGTCGACCTCATCGGATTGTCCCTCCTGAAGTTCCGTCTGGCTTGATTTCGCTGCGGTCGTTTCCTCGCCGGCGAGATTCGAAACGAAAATACCGAAAGCGAGCAAACATACGAGGGATCGGAGAAAGCGTATCGCATTGGACAACATAGGTGGTTCCCATCGGTGAGAATCGGCTCGCACGTACTCCGAAGTGAGGCAACAGGAATTTAGAGACGTGAGCCAATAGGTAGATTTCTCATGCTATCTGAATAAACCCAACCGTTCAACTGCCCGGCTATCCAGCCAGGCGTCTGGGCTAACGCGTTCTCAACAATTCCAACCGGATATTTCCATATCAAACGCTGCGGGATTGGCCTGACGATGCACTTCTTCGATCAGAGAGTTCGACAATCATTGGTGCAATTGAGTCATTACTTTCCGGCAATGCTGACTTTTCTTCGTTAAATAATTACAGTATGGAAACTGAGGGAATTCTTGTCCGCCTGTCTTACATCTCAGGGGATGAATCGTAAATGCGAGATCGAAGCGCTTTGTCCTGCAAATGGTTTTACTGATGTCGCAATCTAAACTCTCATTCTATCCCCGAATTCGCAGGCTATTCCGATGGCGTACGGAATGGATCGTGATTCTTGCCGGATTGATTGTCCGTGTGTGCTATCTGTCCATGCTGACAAGAACTCCGCTTTGGGAATACTATCATGCGGATCATGCATTTTATAAAGTCTGGGGGTTGTCAATTGCACAGGAACAACTTTCACAGGGCCATTTGTTTGAACAGGGACCGCTTTATGCCTACTGGCTGGGGGGCCTGTATTATGCAGTTGGCGATTCTGACGCAATGATTGTAAGCCTACAGATGCTTGCAGGAATTCATTTGGGGTGCGTAATCTTCTGGATCGGACGTCGCCTCTGGAATGAACAAGCCGCAGTTTTAGCGGGTTTACTGGCAGTCACTTACGGCCCGCTTCTTTATTTTGAGGGGCTGGTCATGAAGTCCTGGTTATCTCCCTGGCTCACGGCTTGCGTCTGTCTCCTGATGCTCAAAGTACTGGACGAGACGAATAACAACTCTTCCCGTTATGGGAATTGGGAGCGGGTCTTCTATTGCTCACTGGCAGGAGGATTGACAGGATTGCTCTGCCTGGTGCGAGAAAATCATCTTCTGATGCTGGTTCCTGTTGCACTGACGATCTGGTTGGGAATGAAGCCCCTCTCACGTTTCCAACGAGCAGGGTTAATGAGTATTGCTCTGGTAACCTGTTTGTGCGTTACCTTGCCAGCGACATTGCACAATACGATCGTTGGGAGACAACTGGTGTGGATCACTTCTGGTGGTGGAGAAGTCCTGTTCATGGGCTGGGGGCCGGAAGCAACGGGATACTATCAAAATCCTTCCTTTGTCCGGCCAGATCCATTTCTGGAGCATGAAGATTTTCGGCTCGAAGCTTCGCGAAGATTGGGGAAGCCTGTCAGTTATGCCGAGTCATCTTCCTTTTGGAGCCGTACAGCTATTCAGGATATGGTCACGAACCTTCCGCGGTCCCTGCAGTTATTGATCCGAAAATCGGTCATTCTGCTCAATGATTACGAGATTCCCGATAGCGATTTTTATGCCGTGGCGAAGCAAATCCATCCGCTACTCCAATACTTGCCCACTTGGAGTTGGCTCATAGGGTTGGCGGTCATTGGTCTGTTTCTGGGAATAGGAAACGATCGTCGGTTCCTGATCGTGGCAGGGTTTCTCCTCGTCCATGTGTTGACGATTTTACTCACCTATAACTTCTCTCGCTTTCGGTTGGGAATGACACCATTCCTGTGTCTGTTTGCCGCAATAGCAATTGTCTGGATTCTTCGAGGATCAGAAAAAGGCCCCAGAATTGTAGCCTCTTTTCCCGCACGATTAATGATGCTCGTGGCGGCATTTGTCATCTCGTTGTGGACCTGGATGCCACCTCCCGATTATCAGCAGTTGGAATTTGCAGTCATGGAGGAGAACTTTCTCAAAAGATTACAGGATCGGGAATCTTATTACAGAGAGGCTGGAGAACTGACAGAACAGAGATCATCCCAGAAAATCAATGCAGACTCCGCATATGAGCTGGGCATTGCCTGGATGAATGCACTACAACCATTTCGTGCAGAAAAGTGGTTTCGTCATGGACTGGAACAGAATGCGTCTCACTCTCAGTGCTGGTTCTATCTGGGCGTGTTGCAGGCAAAGCGGGGACAGTTTGGCAAAGCGGTCTCCACTTTTCAGCAGTGTGCAAAAATCGATTCCGCAAATGCTGATGTCTGGGCAAATCTGGGAAGTGCATATTTTCATCAGGCGCTTCAGGGAAATCTCACCTTGCAGCAAAGACAAAATTATTTGCTAAGAGCAAAAGACGCCTATCGTTCCGGGCTGGACGTTGAGGCCAAGAACATCACCTGTCTTCAGGGGATCAGGATGATTCAATGGGCGTTGCAAGAAGACGATTGATACGGTCAGATCAATAAAAAAGAGAACGACTGTTGCCAGTCGATCTCTTTCGAATTCTGATGACAGTTGACATCCACTGAGAGAATGTCAGATCACATCAACGTGTATTTTCTGTCATAAATATTATGACCATTCTCATCCATACGCGGATATGCAGTGGCAAAATGCTTTAAAACTCACCAACAACTAAGCCGTCATTCTTGATTCCCAGTTTTTGATAAGTTCCCAAAGGGGAGGCCTGAGAGTTGATATTTTCGCTCAGGAAGTGAACGGAGCCATCTGCAAATACGAATTGAGCTCCTCCTTGATGAAAACTTCCGAATCCGTCGTTGTCATTACTAGGACCGGTGCCTGCTCCTGTATAAGGACGCGAGAGATTAATCGGGCGAGGTGCGTTGACATCCCTCAAGGCCAGAGGATCAAATTTCATAGTGGGAACTCCGGGCCACAGCGCTCCCTGTGCGAGATTGGAATTGTTGGCGTTGGTCCAGTTGTAATACTGTTTCCAGCTGACTTCTCCCACCATAATTGTACTTGAGGTACCATCAGTAATGTCCCTCATTCTGGTATTAGAATTGACCCAGAACATCCCGGTGGTTTCATCCATTTGCAGGCCGGTGGTTTGACCACCACGATTTGTGTTTCCCCGATTGGCAGCATAGCTGCTCGTCCCGAACCCCCCTTTTCCACGAGAGGGTTTTGTGTCGCTGGGACAGGAGAACGAGTCCAGAGTATTGTTAGTTGCATTCGCATTGCTGGGAGCGTCCAGAATACCCAGGCCACCCGGAGCCCCGCCGCTGGGACAACTGCCGGACATGCGAAAGTCCTGGATGTCATAAATCGCCGCTTCTTCAAGAAACGGAAGCAGATAAAAACCCCATGAGGGATGACGACCTGTATGGCGATGATTGCCTTCATTGACACCAGGGCGACAATCGACCATTACGAGTCCCGGAGGGAAAACTCGGTGGGTGTCATGATAATTGTGCATCGCCAGTCCAATCTGCTTCAGATTGTTTTTGCAACTGGAACGACGTGCCGCTTCCCGTGCCTGCTGCACAGCTGGGAGCAACAAAGCTACCAGTATCGCGATGATTGCAATTACAACCAATAGCTCAATCAGTGTAAATCCTTGATGTGAGTGAATGAACTTTCTCATTTTGCTGAGACTCCCCCCTTAAAGAAAACATAAGATATTCAATATCGGCATGGTTAAATTAATAATTAATGAACTTTTATAATTAAGACAACAGCTGGATGTCAATAAAGAATTAACATATAAGTACCCAAAACGTCATCTACACAGAGGGATATAGCGGTACGACTACTCGCTGAAGTTCAGTCACATCCGAAGTGTGAATATGCAGTCACACAACCTGCTTATTGGAAGACTTTAGCCAACCGCAGGCAGTGGATCTCGGGATAATGTGGCAACTGCGAGTTGGGCGTTCCCTGCCGTTGGTAGCAGTCCTCTCAGTCGATGAGAGCATGTATCGTTATGACACTTCTTCAGGCTCCTCGCTGTATTCGCAAAAATCTGAATCCCGTCTACGGCCCCTAAGAAATGATATCCATATTTTTCTCTTCAGGACGAGCCAGCAGTTTTACCTTTGCGACTTCTCGACTTTGCTCTGCAGAATCGATTGCAATAACAGGCGATAGTTTTCTCCCAGGATCAAACGTTTTTCAGCTTCGGTGATTTCGCAGGCGATTACTTTGCTCAACTCGGTTCCCAGAGAACGAGAGGGTAAATGACTCCCGAAGACGATTCGCTCGGCTCCGAGTTCCCGGACTGCCATTTCGATGAAGCCAGCCGTGGCATCGAAGCCGGAGGTTTCCACGAGAATGTTCGGCTGATCGCGGACAGCCCGAATGCTTTTTTCCCACTCTCCGCCAGCATGAGCGCAAATAAATTTCTGCTGAGGAAAACGAGCCGCGACCTGGGCCAGTTCCGATGGAGTCGATTCCCCCCTGCCCTGTTTTCCACCAGTTTTGAACCAGGTATGTTGCATGACGACGGCGTTTAATTCACCGATGCGTTCCAGCAGAGGCTCGAAATTCGGATGCGTACAGGTAAGCGCCGCTGGTCCGCCGCCGGAGAAGTAGACACCAAGCATTGGTCCCTCGCCGACCCAGCGATTCAACGCATCCATTGAGGCGGGCACATCGTGCGGATTCAATTGAATCATCCCGAACAACATGTCTGGCCAGCGACGGAGCGGTTGAGTGATGACTTCCGGCTGTTTTTTCAGTAATGCTTCCAATTCCTGATCGGTCGTGGTGCCGAGTCCGACATGAGCAAAGTAACAGAGCTTCTCGAATCGTCCCTTGCGGATGGCGGGTAACGCTGTTTTGATATCGGCATACAAACGCTGGGTTCCATCGCGTCCTGGATAACTGTGAGCCGGAGTGAAGTAGGAATCCCAGATGTGATAGGACTCCAAGATCTCAACTGAAGGTAGTCCCAGGCGAGTAGACTCAGTGGTCATGATCGACTCGCTTTCAGCAAAGCGACTGCGTTTGCGGCGTAGATCGCCTGTAGCTCAGCCTTGTCGAACTGTCCCGATTCATGGACCCGAATCAGAGCAGCCTCGGGAATTAGAAATGGAGCATGACTGCCAAACAGAATTCGGTTCAAGGGAAACACCTCCGCCAGTTGGGGGATGCCCGTCGAGCCGTCAACGCGGCTGATATCGAGAAAGAGGTTAGGCAACTTTGATAGTTGAGCAGTGAGCGCTGCGGGGAGTTTTGCATTCAAAAGTTGCACGGGGAGATTGGGAAATTGCCTCAGCAATTCGGGCAACGGGGAGACGTTCACATCTTGAACCTGAAGGGAGCGGTGTTGAGTGCGTCCATCTTCCAGGCTGATGGCGATCTGCACGAATAATCCGTGAGACTCGGCTCGCTGTAGCAACTCGGAGACGAACGAATCGTTTAGGGTGTAATGATGGTAGTTCGGATAGAGGCGAATGCCCGACATGGCTAGTTTTGTTTTGCAGTCTTCAAGATCGCGCTGCCAGCCGGGGAGAGTCGGATTGATCGTGCCGATCGGTATCAACTCCGAAAATTCCGCACACTGTTGGTAAAGCCGTCGATTGACGCTGGAAATATCCCGGTGCAGTAGCCCCTCATAACTTCCAGCCCAGGCTTGTGTGATGTTGTACTGACGAAGTTTTTTAACCAGTCGAACCGTCTCATCCAGCGGCAGACGACGAAACGGCCAACGGAAAAGATGGACATTCGTGTCGATAATATCAAGCGGCTTCTCAGTGGTCGCTGGCGAGTTCCCTTCAGCCAGGCTGACGGAAGTGAGACCAAGCGAGACTGCTCCCGCAAGTTCCAAGGCCTGCCGGCGATTCAGTATCGATTCAAATTTTGATCCGAGTCGAATCATGCCAGAATCCCCTCGATGACCTGAGGAGGTTCGAAACCGGTGAGACGTTCTTTCAAACCGCTGCGTTCGAAGAAAAGGTGCTCGTGATGTAAACCGAGCAAATGCAGGATTGTGGCGTGGAAATCGTGAACACTGACCGGGTTGTCCACCACCGCGTGACCGAAGTCGTCGGTCTGTCCGAACGTTGTACCGCCGCGGACTCCGCCACCTGCCATCCACGAGGAAAAAGCCTGCATGTTGTGATCGCGTCCGGTGTAGATGTTCCCCGATTTTTGCGAAGTTGGTGTCCTTCCGAATTCACCGCCCCAGATCACCAGCGTCGTATCGAGCAGACCTCGCTCTTTGAGATCTTGCAGCAATGCCGCGACCGGTTGGTCGGTCCTTCCACAAACCGCGCGATGATTGTCTTGTAAATCGACATGGCTGTCCCAGGGTTGTTCCTCAAGGAACAGTTGAACGAAGCGAACTCCCCGTTCAACGAGTCGTCGGGCGAGCAGGCAGCGTTTGCCGTACGACTCTGTTTGTTGATTTTCGAGACCGTACCTCTGCTGTGTATGTCGGGATTCTTTCGACAGGTCGAGAGCTTCATGAGCGGTCAACTGCATTCTCGCGGCGAGCTGATACGATTCCATGCGGGCATCCAACTGCGGGTTGTAAGGCCGTTGATTGAGATGAATCGTATCGAGTTGAGAGAGCAGTTGCTGAGTTGTTTCGGTGACTGGGGAAGGCTGTTCATACTGACGCTTCAGATTGAGAATGGGAGCGCCGGTCGGGCGGAACGGGGTTCCCTGATATAAGGGGGGCAAGAATCCGTTTGTCCAATTGCGTGAACCGTTTTTAGGCGGGCCGAGGGGATCATTCAGCACAACATAAGCGGGCAGATTCTGATTCTCGCTGCCGAGGCCATAAACCGACCACGCACCGAGTGTCGGATATCCCATAAACAGGCGCCCGCTATGAATTTTGTAGAGGGCATTATCGTGATTCGGATGATCGGTCCACATGGAGTTGATCAGACAGATGTCGTCCACCAACTTTGAAGTTTCCGGCAAGACGTCGGCCATCCACATGCCGCATTCACCATGTTGCCGGATTCCGTACTGACCGCCCATCATCACGCCAATGTTAGCGGTGCTCTGGTTGCCGAGATCTTCGACATTGCCGGGATAGGGCTTCCCGTCCATCTTGTTTAACACTGGCTTCGGATCGAATAGATCCATCTGGCTCGGCCCGCCATTCATAAACAGTTGGATGACCGAAGTCGCCTTGGCGGGGTGATGGGTCTGCTTCGGTTTGAGGGTGTACCGCCCGTCTTCGGGAGTGCTGGCCATGGCACTGGTGCCGCCGAAGTAATCGTGGCTGAGCAGATAAGTCAACGCAGCTCCCAGTAAACCATCACTAGTACGGGCAAAGAAATCACGGCGAGTGTGGAAGGTGGAGTTCTCAACAGTCATGAAAGAGCTCTAATCGATATAAATGAATGCTGCGGAATTCAGCAGGATGTGAGAGTAACTTTCGAGCGCTGCTTCCGGCCGTTCTGGCCATTGTTCATTTAATGTTTTCAGGGCAACCAGTCCCAACTTTTCTTCCTGGTCGGTCGGTTCACGAGATAGGGCCAATTTATAAATTAAGGCAATTTGCTCATTAGGGACTAAGGTTTCATTCGAGACACGCTTTGCCAGCGATGCCGCCAGTTCACGAACATGGGCGTTGTTCATCAGCATCAGCGATTGGGGTGCAACGGTCGAGACAGTACGCGTGGTGCAGTTCGGCCCCATGATGGGATAATCGAATGTCTCCATCAGCGAAGGAATCTGAGTCCGTCGATACTGCAGGTAAACACTGCGGCGATACTTGCCATTTTCTTCGGGAATGATGCTGACCAACCCGTCCCGATCGACAGAGATTGGATCTGGTGGTCCTCCCGATGTTGTGTCCAGTTTTTCAGAAACCTGAAGCAGTGAATCCCGCAAAGCTTCGGCATTCATCCGACGTAGCGGCATCCGCGAGAGCAGGCGATTCGTAGGATCGGCCTCATACCGTTCTTGTGAAACGAGGCTGCTTTGACGATAGGTTTGCGAATTCATGATGAGCCGATGCAACTCTTTGATGCTCCAGTCGCGGTCGATGAATTCCACCGCCAGCCAGTCGAGCAATTCCGGATGGGAGGGGCGTTCTCCCTGCAGGCCGAAATTTTCCAGTGTATTGACGAGGCCAGTCCCGAAATGATGATACCAGATTCGATTCACCATCACGCGGCCAGTGAGGGGATGTTCGGGACTTGTCAACCAGCGGGCGAAGGCCAGGCGGCGGCCAGTTTGTTTCGTGGTATCATCGAAAGGTGAATCGTATGCAAACGGAGTGCGTCCATCCGTCAAGACTGCAGGAACCCCCGGTCCGACCAGCGGACCTGGTTTGTTGTATTCCCCACGTCTGAGTAAATATGTCGGAGAGGGTTCCCCGCGATCCCATAAGGCTCGAACCGTCAGAGGGGCCGCCAATTTCTCTTTGACGCCAAGGATCTGCAGTTCGAGAGATTCGACATGCTCCCGTGCGGAGATCACTGATTGTGGCTGCAGGTCATAAGGTTTGATCTCGGCGATCAGGAATAGTTCGACCAGTTGTCTCTGTTTCAGAGTGCGATTGTTATCCGCCACTTTCAAGGCGGACAAAGTTGCCTGGCGATCGTCTTCGGATTGTTCGGGATAATATTCCCTCAGCGTGGTGAGAATGACATCCCTTTGAGCAGTTCGAAGTTGCTGTTCCAGCGACCGAACTTCTTTGAGAATTGGCGGGTTAACCTCATTCACTAGTTCGCGTTGTTCGGGCGTGCCCAGATTGACCTTGCGGGTTTTGAAGCTGAGCCAGTCATATTCGTCGAGAGCCCCTTGGAAGACCGCTTTCAGACGATAATAATCCCGTTGAGGAATAGGATCGTACTTGTGAGAATGACAGCGAGCACATTCGACGGTCATGCCCATCAGACCGGAGCCGACAATCGTGATGGCATCGTTGATAACTCCCAATCGTTCCGGCACAAAATTCATCGTCCGAGAACCGGTCTGATCGATTCCCATTCGCAGAAAGCCGGTTGCGACCAGATTGTCGACCATCTCCTGGGTGATCGTCTCGGCATGTTTATAATCGACCAGTTCATCGCCCGCCAGTTGCTCGGTTAGAAATTGATCGTAAGGTTTATCTTCATTGAATGACTCGATGACATAATCACGGTATTTCCAGGCGACTTCGCGCAGCGGGTCGGAACTGACGCCTCCTTCCGAGTCGGCATAGCCCGACAGATCGAGCCAGTATCGGCCCCAGCGCTCGCCGTAATGGGGAGAGGCAAGGAGTTCATCGATCATCTCGGCGTACCAGTTTGGGTTGGTCGTCATTCGCCAGTGTTGCCAATCTTTATACTGAGGTGGCATGCCGATCAAATCCAAATATGCCCGACGAACCAGCGTATCCCGCTCCGCTTCCGGCGAGAAGTTTAAGCCGCGTTCCTGCAACTTCGCCAGAATGAAATCATCGACGGAATTGCCCACAGTCGGTCGTTGCGGTGACTGATAGGCCCAGTGCTTGCGGTCATCTTCGGTGACCAGCGGGTCCGGCTGTTTTGTAGCGATGTCGGGCTCTATCGGATATTCCTGTGCCCCTTCGGCTAGCCAGGTTTTCAATATATCGAGTTCCGATTCCGGCATACGGCGGACGAAGAATTTCAACAGCTTTTCCTGAGGCGGACAGGCTTCCGATTCGATCCGTTGAATCATCAGGCTCGCTTCCGGATCCCCCCGCACAATTACTGGACCATTCTTGCTTCCGGCTTTAAGGCGGTCGATGGATCGCAAATCGAGTTTCGCTTCCTGGAGTTGAGCTCCGTGACAGGCGGTGCAACGGAGCAACAGAATGGGCAGTACATCATGCTGAG from Rubinisphaera italica includes the following:
- a CDS encoding peroxiredoxin family protein, with the protein product MLSNAIRFLRSLVCLLAFGIFVSNLAGEETTAAKSSQTELQEGQSDEVDKILEGHSFHGDVFNEGPRQQAYLMGGTGRVRFPVSTENPVVQSFFDQGLGQLFGFWYFEAERSFRHAASLDPDCAMTYWGAAMANRKNAERAKGFMEEAIKRKGKANEREIMYINALDAYVKADSKEKEKRNDAFTKALEDILLKHPEDLEAKALLALHLWESKSSSTSYLAAEALLQEIFEVEPMHSAHHFRIHLWDKRHPERALSSAALCGQTSPSIAHMWHMPGHIYSKLHRYEDAVWQQEASARVDHAHMMRDRVMPDEIHNFAHNNEWLIRNLIHIGRVHDAIDLARNMIELPRHPRYNTLAKKGSTNFGRQRLFQVLRTYELWDDMITLANSTYLEPTDKEDEQIKRLRYLGLAYFQTGDIQNGQAQIAELDRRKQALVSQVTTEAEKQTVQTEAADEDKAKTQEADQDKAEKLAVKAQDEIKAKIKKLDATIKVLKGHEAVGNGDYRSGYELLKGADDVDAVYLAKVQWLAGDQEDALKAMRKNISSHKNEVYPLAILVETLWLSNRKKDSRTAFEELRKLSPQIDLDVPVFARLGPIATEFGYDSDWRVKSLPAGDVGERPDLNSLGPFRWRPSAAPSWVLSDSERNPRSSAEFSGQPHIVIFYLGFGCLHCAEQLQAFAPKVKEFEDAGLSMIAISTDSHPKLKQSIDNYNEEQLPIPLVSDESLNVFKAFRVYDDFENQPLHGTFLIDGNGMVRWQDIGYEPFMDTTFLLNEANRLFSQEDVADES
- a CDS encoding glycosyltransferase family 39 protein codes for the protein MSQSKLSFYPRIRRLFRWRTEWIVILAGLIVRVCYLSMLTRTPLWEYYHADHAFYKVWGLSIAQEQLSQGHLFEQGPLYAYWLGGLYYAVGDSDAMIVSLQMLAGIHLGCVIFWIGRRLWNEQAAVLAGLLAVTYGPLLYFEGLVMKSWLSPWLTACVCLLMLKVLDETNNNSSRYGNWERVFYCSLAGGLTGLLCLVRENHLLMLVPVALTIWLGMKPLSRFQRAGLMSIALVTCLCVTLPATLHNTIVGRQLVWITSGGGEVLFMGWGPEATGYYQNPSFVRPDPFLEHEDFRLEASRRLGKPVSYAESSSFWSRTAIQDMVTNLPRSLQLLIRKSVILLNDYEIPDSDFYAVAKQIHPLLQYLPTWSWLIGLAVIGLFLGIGNDRRFLIVAGFLLVHVLTILLTYNFSRFRLGMTPFLCLFAAIAIVWILRGSEKGPRIVASFPARLMMLVAAFVISLWTWMPPPDYQQLEFAVMEENFLKRLQDRESYYREAGELTEQRSSQKINADSAYELGIAWMNALQPFRAEKWFRHGLEQNASHSQCWFYLGVLQAKRGQFGKAVSTFQQCAKIDSANADVWANLGSAYFHQALQGNLTLQQRQNYLLRAKDAYRSGLDVEAKNITCLQGIRMIQWALQEDD
- a CDS encoding DUF1559 domain-containing protein, coding for MRKFIHSHQGFTLIELLVVIAIIAILVALLLPAVQQAREAARRSSCKNNLKQIGLAMHNYHDTHRVFPPGLVMVDCRPGVNEGNHRHTGRHPSWGFYLLPFLEEAAIYDIQDFRMSGSCPSGGAPGGLGILDAPSNANATNNTLDSFSCPSDTKPSRGKGGFGTSSYAANRGNTNRGGQTTGLQMDETTGMFWVNSNTRMRDITDGTSSTIMVGEVSWKQYYNWTNANNSNLAQGALWPGVPTMKFDPLALRDVNAPRPINLSRPYTGAGTGPSNDNDGFGSFHQGGAQFVFADGSVHFLSENINSQASPLGTYQKLGIKNDGLVVGEF
- a CDS encoding amidohydrolase family protein yields the protein MTTESTRLGLPSVEILESYHIWDSYFTPAHSYPGRDGTQRLYADIKTALPAIRKGRFEKLCYFAHVGLGTTTDQELEALLKKQPEVITQPLRRWPDMLFGMIQLNPHDVPASMDALNRWVGEGPMLGVYFSGGGPAALTCTHPNFEPLLERIGELNAVVMQHTWFKTGGKQGRGESTPSELAQVAARFPQQKFICAHAGGEWEKSIRAVRDQPNILVETSGFDATAGFIEMAVRELGAERIVFGSHLPSRSLGTELSKVIACEITEAEKRLILGENYRLLLQSILQSKVEKSQR
- a CDS encoding amidohydrolase family protein; the encoded protein is MIRLGSKFESILNRRQALELAGAVSLGLTSVSLAEGNSPATTEKPLDIIDTNVHLFRWPFRRLPLDETVRLVKKLRQYNITQAWAGSYEGLLHRDISSVNRRLYQQCAEFSELIPIGTINPTLPGWQRDLEDCKTKLAMSGIRLYPNYHHYTLNDSFVSELLQRAESHGLFVQIAISLEDGRTQHRSLQVQDVNVSPLPELLRQFPNLPVQLLNAKLPAALTAQLSKLPNLFLDISRVDGSTGIPQLAEVFPLNRILFGSHAPFLIPEAALIRVHESGQFDKAELQAIYAANAVALLKASRS
- a CDS encoding DUF1501 domain-containing protein; translation: MTVENSTFHTRRDFFARTSDGLLGAALTYLLSHDYFGGTSAMASTPEDGRYTLKPKQTHHPAKATSVIQLFMNGGPSQMDLFDPKPVLNKMDGKPYPGNVEDLGNQSTANIGVMMGGQYGIRQHGECGMWMADVLPETSKLVDDICLINSMWTDHPNHDNALYKIHSGRLFMGYPTLGAWSVYGLGSENQNLPAYVVLNDPLGPPKNGSRNWTNGFLPPLYQGTPFRPTGAPILNLKRQYEQPSPVTETTQQLLSQLDTIHLNQRPYNPQLDARMESYQLAARMQLTAHEALDLSKESRHTQQRYGLENQQTESYGKRCLLARRLVERGVRFVQLFLEEQPWDSHVDLQDNHRAVCGRTDQPVAALLQDLKERGLLDTTLVIWGGEFGRTPTSQKSGNIYTGRDHNMQAFSSWMAGGGVRGGTTFGQTDDFGHAVVDNPVSVHDFHATILHLLGLHHEHLFFERSGLKERLTGFEPPQVIEGILA